Proteins encoded within one genomic window of Rossellomorea vietnamensis:
- a CDS encoding trans-sulfuration enzyme family protein, with translation MKFTTKVVHSQLKGTEEIRSKTTPIYQTSAFSFTSLEELEGFYEGKSPYLYSRTGNPNTDELGKMVAELEGAPAGVATSSGLSAILVGILAVVQAGDHIVAAEDLYGGTFHMLKEELKSFGISTSFVDFTSEEEIEAALTPDTKLLYSETVTNPFMRVEDISRMVALAEKHNLKSMIDNTFATPFLRQPYLEGVDLVAHSATKYIGGHSDITAGVVVGKEELVQKAREKVVNIGSNLSPFEAWLTCRGAKTLALRVGTQAQNAGTLADELRSNEQVKRVYYPTDLSDKGNGAIVTIELDASCDISTFFKSLGWIKIIPSLAGVETTVSYPLGTSHRALPKEAQEKLGINTHVVRISLGIEDGGDIVSQFNEAIAASVKK, from the coding sequence ATGAAATTCACCACCAAGGTCGTACATAGTCAGCTGAAAGGAACAGAGGAAATCCGTAGTAAGACAACACCGATCTACCAGACGTCTGCTTTTTCTTTTACGTCTCTGGAGGAACTTGAGGGTTTCTATGAAGGGAAGTCTCCTTATCTTTATTCAAGGACGGGTAATCCGAACACGGATGAACTTGGGAAGATGGTGGCAGAACTTGAAGGAGCTCCTGCGGGTGTCGCCACGTCTTCCGGATTGTCGGCAATCCTGGTTGGTATCCTTGCCGTTGTTCAGGCAGGGGACCATATTGTTGCGGCGGAGGATTTATACGGAGGCACTTTCCATATGCTGAAAGAAGAGCTGAAATCATTCGGTATTTCGACCTCCTTTGTCGATTTCACGAGTGAGGAGGAAATCGAGGCAGCACTTACTCCCGACACCAAACTTCTCTACAGTGAGACGGTAACCAATCCATTTATGCGGGTAGAGGATATTTCAAGAATGGTAGCTCTTGCCGAAAAGCATAACCTGAAATCGATGATCGACAATACATTCGCCACACCATTTCTGCGTCAGCCCTACCTTGAAGGAGTCGATCTGGTCGCTCACAGCGCTACGAAGTATATCGGCGGGCATAGCGATATCACAGCGGGGGTCGTAGTCGGAAAAGAAGAGCTTGTGCAAAAGGCAAGAGAGAAGGTCGTCAACATCGGTTCGAACCTAAGTCCATTTGAAGCATGGCTCACATGCCGGGGGGCGAAAACATTGGCACTTCGGGTGGGGACCCAGGCTCAGAACGCGGGAACACTTGCAGATGAACTGCGCAGCAATGAGCAGGTGAAGAGGGTCTATTATCCAACTGATCTATCCGATAAAGGGAATGGGGCGATCGTCACCATCGAACTCGATGCCAGCTGCGATATCAGCACATTCTTCAAGTCCCTTGGATGGATCAAAATCATCCCGTCCCTGGCCGGCGTGGAAACAACGGTTTCCTATCCGCTTGGAACCTCTCATCGTGCCCTTCCGAAAGAAGCGCAGGAAAAACTAGGCATCAACACCCATGTGGTGCGCATATCGTTAGGTATCGAGGATGGGGGAGATATCGTTTCTCAATTCAACGAGGCAATAGCAGCTTCTGTTAAAAAATAA
- a CDS encoding cytochrome c biogenesis CcdA family protein — protein MMEVSIWFALAAGALSFFSPCVFPLLPAYVSHLTGGQARDGHMKVERSVVLLRSFGFIAGFSLIFILMGASASFLGEMFSEYRIYIEQIAGILIIVFGLQMMGWLSFSFLLKDTRSFETKKKGTALGSILLGMAFASGWSPCVGLTLSSILLLASASSTLTQGIVLLIVYSIGLAVPFLLISLMITKTFTVMKTINRILPGLSKINGALMIILGFLVFSGKMQQISSYLSVFSFFST, from the coding sequence ATGATGGAAGTTTCGATATGGTTTGCTCTGGCGGCAGGAGCATTATCTTTTTTTTCGCCGTGCGTATTTCCGCTTCTGCCTGCTTATGTCAGTCATTTAACTGGTGGACAGGCACGGGATGGGCATATGAAGGTGGAACGATCGGTGGTTTTACTGCGATCCTTTGGTTTCATTGCAGGATTTTCCCTCATTTTCATTCTAATGGGGGCTTCAGCCAGCTTTCTTGGAGAAATGTTCTCTGAATATCGGATCTACATTGAACAGATTGCGGGGATTCTTATTATTGTGTTTGGGTTGCAAATGATGGGCTGGCTCAGTTTTTCATTCTTACTGAAAGATACGAGATCGTTTGAAACGAAGAAAAAAGGGACGGCTTTGGGATCGATTCTGCTGGGGATGGCTTTTGCCAGTGGATGGTCACCATGTGTCGGATTGACGCTTTCTTCTATTTTGTTGTTAGCAAGTGCCAGCAGTACATTGACCCAAGGAATAGTCCTGCTGATTGTCTATTCGATTGGATTGGCAGTTCCCTTCCTGCTTATCTCCCTGATGATCACCAAGACGTTCACCGTGATGAAGACGATCAACAGAATCCTTCCTGGGCTTTCGAAAATCAATGGAGCATTGATGATCATCTTGGGATTTCTTGTGTTTAGTGGGAAGATGCAGCAAATCAGCTCTTATCTTTCCGTTTTTAGTTTCTTTTCAACATAG
- a CDS encoding DUF302 domain-containing protein: MFHYTKDVSMNVKDAVSAVEASLKEESFGVLWNLDLAAKLQDKGLDFNEEVVVLEVCNPHEAKKVLEESMLVSYFLPCKVTVYTEKGTTKIGMAKPSKLIEMVDNDELKRLALEIENRLIGCLENV; encoded by the coding sequence ATGTTCCACTACACAAAAGACGTTTCAATGAATGTGAAGGATGCCGTATCAGCAGTAGAGGCATCCTTGAAAGAAGAAAGCTTCGGGGTTCTGTGGAATCTTGACCTGGCCGCCAAGCTTCAGGATAAAGGGCTGGATTTTAACGAAGAAGTAGTTGTCCTGGAAGTATGTAATCCCCACGAAGCGAAAAAGGTGCTGGAAGAAAGCATGCTCGTCAGCTATTTCCTGCCTTGTAAAGTGACGGTATACACAGAAAAGGGAACGACGAAGATCGGGATGGCAAAGCCCAGCAAGCTGATTGAAATGGTAGATAACGATGAATTAAAACGATTGGCGTTGGAAATCGAAAATCGCCTGATCGGGTGTTTAGAAAACGTCTGA
- a CDS encoding peroxiredoxin family protein, with translation MNKRNFALAIVALLIGIFLVNLFQDQQEKKAKEEAAQLAKESMDLSDAKQGLTKGDRAPDFTLSTLEGEEVKLSDYQGKKVILNFWATWCPPCKAEMPHMEQYYEKNAKKENVEILAVNLTSQDDGEKAVQQFVDGYELTFPILMDEKGDIGDEYRAFTIPTTYMIDTNGLIQHKIVGPMNEEMMGKMVGGME, from the coding sequence GTGAATAAACGAAATTTTGCTCTGGCGATCGTCGCACTGCTGATCGGAATCTTCCTTGTGAATTTGTTCCAGGATCAACAGGAAAAAAAGGCAAAAGAAGAGGCTGCCCAGTTGGCCAAGGAATCCATGGACCTTTCTGATGCCAAGCAGGGACTCACCAAAGGGGATCGTGCACCGGACTTTACCTTATCCACGTTGGAAGGGGAAGAAGTAAAGCTGTCTGACTATCAAGGCAAGAAAGTGATCCTGAATTTCTGGGCCACCTGGTGCCCGCCATGTAAAGCGGAAATGCCCCATATGGAACAGTATTACGAAAAAAACGCGAAAAAAGAGAATGTCGAAATCCTTGCCGTCAATTTGACCTCACAGGATGATGGGGAGAAGGCAGTCCAGCAATTTGTCGACGGCTACGAACTCACTTTCCCCATTCTCATGGATGAGAAAGGGGATATCGGAGACGAGTACCGGGCATTCACGATCCCGACCACTTACATGATCGATACAAACGGCCTCATCCAGCACAAAATCGTCGGCCCCATGAACGAAGAAATGATGGGTAAAATGGTCGGAGGGATGGAATAA
- a CDS encoding response regulator transcription factor produces MKVQNKTILIVEDDVKIRKLIKLFLENDGYEVFEAQDGEEGKRLFKEHDPCFAILDLMLPKTQGEELCRWIREEEKSDIGIIFVTAKTTEDERILGLKAGADDYVTKPFSPSELVTRVDTVLRRTGTRCQKLSKKGLTLKPMKGEVTYKGDTLELTSFEFRILEYLMIHAGQVISRQQILDALYDMNQKVVSERTIDVHIRHLRKKLQAITHQSFIQTVRGMGYKFDA; encoded by the coding sequence ATGAAGGTTCAAAATAAGACGATTCTGATTGTTGAAGACGATGTAAAGATTCGCAAGCTAATCAAACTCTTTCTTGAAAATGACGGGTATGAAGTGTTTGAAGCCCAGGATGGGGAAGAAGGAAAACGATTATTCAAAGAGCATGACCCTTGCTTCGCGATCCTGGATCTGATGCTTCCGAAAACCCAGGGAGAAGAGTTGTGCAGATGGATTCGGGAAGAAGAGAAAAGTGATATCGGTATTATCTTTGTGACCGCCAAAACGACGGAGGATGAAAGAATCCTTGGATTGAAGGCCGGGGCGGATGATTACGTCACAAAACCGTTCAGTCCGTCTGAACTTGTGACAAGGGTGGACACAGTCCTTCGCAGAACAGGGACGCGCTGCCAAAAGCTCAGCAAAAAAGGATTGACGCTGAAGCCGATGAAAGGAGAGGTCACCTATAAAGGCGACACCCTGGAATTAACGTCCTTTGAATTCAGGATCCTTGAATATTTAATGATCCATGCGGGTCAAGTGATTTCAAGGCAGCAGATTCTTGATGCCCTGTATGATATGAATCAAAAAGTTGTTTCGGAACGGACGATCGATGTCCATATCCGCCACCTCCGAAAGAAACTTCAAGCGATCACCCATCAATCATTTATACAAACCGTCAGAGGGATGGGGTATAAGTTCGATGCGTAA
- a CDS encoding O-acetylhomoserine aminocarboxypropyltransferase/cysteine synthase family protein: MTKSFDFDTLLLHGGQEPDPTTGSRAVPIYQTTSYVFDNSDHAAKLFALEEPGNIYTRIMNPTVDVLEKRLALLEGGIGALGVSSGMAAISLSILNIAGAGDEIVAATNLYGGTYNLFSTTLPKYGIKVHFVDPTDPENFRKAITPKTKAVFAETIGNPSLHVLDIESVAKVAHDHHIPLIIDNTFATPYVCKPIEWGADIVIHSATKWIGGHGTAIGGVVIDGGKFDWNHEKFPGFTEEDRSYNGLRYAQDVGAAAFITKLRVQLLRDLGACLSPQNAFLLLQGLETLHLRIERHTENAFKIAEHLNQHSGVAWVSYPGLPQHPSHALAQKYLKNGAGSIVVFGIKGGRDSGRKVVDNISLWSHVANVGDAKSLIIHPASTTHQQLNDEEIRATGVTEDLVRLSVGLESAKDLIEDLDHAIEVALETSRV, translated from the coding sequence ATGACAAAATCATTCGATTTCGACACACTTCTTCTTCACGGCGGCCAGGAGCCGGACCCAACTACAGGCTCAAGGGCGGTACCCATCTATCAAACGACATCCTACGTGTTCGACAACAGCGATCACGCCGCAAAGCTATTCGCCCTTGAAGAACCGGGAAACATCTATACCCGTATCATGAACCCGACAGTCGACGTCCTCGAGAAGCGCCTCGCCCTTTTAGAAGGGGGAATCGGAGCCTTGGGTGTATCATCCGGGATGGCCGCCATTTCTCTTTCCATCCTGAATATAGCCGGTGCAGGGGATGAAATCGTGGCAGCCACCAATCTGTACGGCGGAACGTACAATTTATTCTCTACGACCCTTCCGAAATACGGAATCAAGGTTCATTTCGTCGATCCGACTGATCCAGAGAATTTCCGAAAAGCGATCACGCCGAAAACGAAAGCGGTATTCGCCGAGACGATCGGAAATCCGAGCCTGCACGTCCTGGACATCGAGTCGGTGGCGAAAGTGGCCCATGACCATCATATCCCGCTCATCATCGATAACACATTTGCCACGCCATATGTGTGCAAGCCGATTGAGTGGGGAGCTGACATCGTCATACACTCCGCGACGAAGTGGATCGGCGGCCATGGTACGGCCATTGGTGGAGTCGTCATCGACGGTGGGAAGTTTGATTGGAATCATGAGAAGTTCCCTGGATTTACAGAAGAAGATAGAAGTTATAACGGACTTCGCTACGCACAAGATGTGGGAGCGGCCGCTTTCATCACAAAATTAAGGGTGCAGCTGCTTCGGGATCTCGGGGCGTGCTTAAGTCCACAAAACGCATTTCTGCTGTTGCAGGGACTGGAAACCCTGCATCTCCGCATCGAACGTCACACGGAGAATGCCTTTAAGATTGCGGAACACTTAAATCAGCACAGCGGAGTTGCCTGGGTTTCTTATCCAGGTCTCCCACAGCATCCATCCCACGCTCTTGCTCAAAAATATTTGAAAAATGGAGCGGGATCCATCGTCGTCTTTGGAATCAAAGGGGGCAGGGATTCAGGACGTAAAGTCGTCGACAATATTTCCCTCTGGTCCCATGTTGCCAATGTGGGGGATGCGAAGTCACTGATCATCCATCCAGCCTCCACGACTCATCAGCAATTGAACGATGAGGAAATCCGGGCCACAGGTGTCACCGAGGACCTTGTAAGACTTTCCGTCGGTTTGGAATCTGCGAAGGATTTGATCGAGGATCTGGATCATGCGATTGAAGTGGCTTTAGAAACGTCGAGGGTATAA
- the metX gene encoding homoserine O-acetyltransferase MetX — MENSYSYEVSSITVPSLTLESGTTLYNINLAYERTGNKDGPVILVCHALTGTHIVKGTSEDQGWWDGLVGPGSYIDTDLYNVIAFNVLGGCEGSTGPTSTDLETGGRYGPDFPHITIRDMVHSQYEALQQLSVERIEAVIGGSLGGMQALEWGALYPTYINKVFALAVSPALNDYGLAFNHIGITAIEGDPEFQNGHYPHGSILKGLEIARMVGMVTYRTQELFDRRFQRVRTNEQYNVESYLDYQGKKLGKRFDPNSYLTLLKAMNTHDIGRGRGGSEMVADSYPCELVSISYEGDLIYSPQYLKEFTLQVPKGEHYFIPTAFGHDGFLVEFEKWGGIISSHLKNHQDQKIVTGMK, encoded by the coding sequence ATGGAGAACTCATACTCTTATGAAGTAAGCTCCATTACCGTCCCATCCCTCACCTTAGAGTCAGGCACCACGTTATACAATATAAATCTGGCCTATGAACGGACCGGGAATAAGGACGGTCCCGTCATCCTCGTATGCCATGCCCTCACCGGCACCCATATTGTGAAGGGAACGAGTGAGGATCAGGGCTGGTGGGATGGACTGGTCGGACCAGGATCCTACATTGATACCGATCTATACAATGTGATTGCTTTCAATGTGTTAGGGGGATGTGAAGGAAGTACTGGACCGACGTCCACGGATCTGGAAACCGGAGGACGATACGGCCCGGACTTCCCCCACATTACCATACGGGACATGGTCCACTCCCAATATGAAGCACTCCAACAACTCTCCGTCGAAAGGATTGAAGCGGTGATCGGCGGCTCGCTGGGTGGAATGCAGGCATTGGAGTGGGGGGCCCTGTATCCGACATATATCAATAAGGTATTCGCCCTCGCCGTCTCACCGGCATTGAATGATTACGGTCTCGCCTTCAATCATATCGGGATCACAGCAATTGAAGGGGATCCCGAATTTCAAAATGGCCACTATCCTCACGGTTCCATATTAAAAGGGCTTGAGATTGCCAGGATGGTCGGGATGGTGACCTATCGTACACAGGAGTTGTTTGACAGGCGCTTCCAGCGGGTGAGGACCAATGAGCAGTACAATGTGGAAAGCTATCTTGATTATCAAGGAAAGAAACTGGGAAAGCGATTTGATCCGAACAGCTATCTTACCCTCCTGAAAGCGATGAATACCCATGACATCGGGAGGGGAAGGGGAGGATCGGAAATGGTCGCCGATTCCTATCCGTGCGAGCTGGTCTCGATCAGCTATGAGGGTGATTTGATCTATTCTCCACAGTATTTAAAGGAATTCACACTACAAGTGCCTAAGGGTGAACATTACTTTATCCCGACAGCATTCGGTCATGACGGGTTCCTTGTGGAATTCGAGAAATGGGGAGGGATCATCTCTTCTCATCTGAAAAATCACCAAGATCAAAAAATCGTGACGGGTATGAAATAA
- a CDS encoding murein hydrolase activator EnvC family protein, with product MNKKYFISLSIAAALTIGSLPTLATTASANSSVEDLKKQQDDVSSKKEEINGKISEKNSQIDQTINKQKDLESQIAEISTKLKDTETKIAEKTKEIDETTAKINKLKADIEELKKKIEERNELLKERARAIQEKGGSANYLDVLLGAESFGDFINRVTAVNTIVSADKKIMDEQKRDQEELEKKQAEVEKELADLESSKANLESLKKDLDSQKAKKAELFKQLEAQQASLKVEKADLEKESDELSKMEHQLEGEIQAEQARLAELARQREIERKRQAEAEAAKRAAAQQKATASSSGGASSASAAPAETAPSAPVSAGAWTAPARGAITTNFGWDVLNGERRFHYGTDIAARGSVPISAAADGYVIKSHYSSSYGNVVYITHSINGQMFTTVYAHMSSSLVSTGQAVNKGDQIGYMGNTGYSFGQHLHFELYRGSWSASHANAVNPRQYINF from the coding sequence TTGAACAAGAAGTATTTCATATCATTATCTATTGCAGCAGCATTAACAATCGGAAGTCTACCAACGTTAGCAACCACTGCTAGCGCTAACTCCTCCGTGGAGGACTTGAAGAAACAGCAGGACGACGTTTCATCTAAAAAAGAAGAGATCAATGGCAAAATTAGTGAAAAAAATTCTCAAATCGACCAAACGATCAATAAACAAAAAGACCTTGAATCACAGATTGCCGAAATCAGTACGAAATTAAAAGATACAGAAACGAAGATTGCCGAAAAAACAAAAGAAATTGATGAAACAACAGCAAAGATCAATAAACTTAAAGCGGATATTGAAGAGTTAAAGAAGAAGATTGAAGAGCGTAATGAACTTCTGAAGGAACGTGCTCGTGCCATTCAGGAAAAAGGCGGCTCTGCCAATTACCTAGACGTACTACTTGGAGCGGAAAGCTTCGGAGACTTCATCAACCGTGTCACAGCAGTGAATACCATTGTAAGTGCGGACAAAAAGATCATGGACGAACAGAAACGTGATCAAGAGGAATTAGAGAAGAAGCAGGCAGAAGTGGAAAAAGAACTTGCTGACCTCGAATCTTCCAAAGCAAATCTTGAATCTTTGAAAAAAGACCTTGATAGTCAAAAGGCTAAAAAAGCTGAATTATTCAAGCAGCTTGAAGCTCAGCAGGCTTCATTAAAAGTAGAAAAAGCCGATCTTGAGAAAGAGTCAGATGAACTTTCGAAAATGGAACACCAGCTTGAAGGTGAGATCCAGGCTGAACAAGCACGTCTGGCAGAGTTAGCCCGTCAACGTGAAATCGAACGTAAGCGCCAGGCGGAAGCTGAAGCAGCGAAACGTGCAGCAGCACAACAAAAGGCGACAGCAAGCAGCAGCGGCGGAGCTTCATCAGCATCAGCAGCTCCGGCAGAAACAGCTCCAAGCGCACCTGTAAGTGCAGGGGCATGGACAGCACCAGCACGTGGAGCAATCACAACCAATTTTGGCTGGGATGTTTTAAATGGTGAGCGACGTTTCCACTACGGTACAGACATTGCGGCACGTGGAAGTGTTCCAATCTCTGCAGCGGCAGATGGTTATGTCATCAAGAGCCATTACAGTTCAAGCTACGGTAACGTAGTGTACATCACTCACTCTATCAACGGCCAAATGTTTACCACTGTGTATGCTCACATGTCTTCTTCATTAGTGAGCACTGGACAAGCAGTAAATAAAGGTGACCAAATCGGTTACATGGGTAACACAGGTTACTCTTTCGGACAGCATTTACACTTTGAACTTTACAGAGGTTCATGGAGTGCTTCACATGCTAATGCTGTAAACCCACGTCAATATATTAACTTTTAA
- a CDS encoding HAMP domain-containing sensor histidine kinase, which translates to MRKRKEVWGIFTQLTFLNTIIIALVIAIAGFTVKNYACTLVNQQEITGTDLEILLNQYLVKVSILAFLLAGGFHFLLLKWLIHPLKKLTAATQELKKGNHPKRLKNPLIYEVKELNDAFNDLTERTARVKSKQNRLLKDLSHELRTPLTNLSGYLEGLEKGIVKGDQEMYRSLQEETTRIERLLEQLARINQWTSDGEMKDFKRDKILIHQLIKRRITIFHIKFLEKGIMVDDTLEPFTLEGSIDGLNQVLSNLLQNIVDYDNGKKVRIESCVEEGSYVIRFSHEGKRIPVEESELIFERFYRVDPSRSPLTGGTGLGLAIAKEIVLAHGGDLSLATDGLHHTFEIRLPK; encoded by the coding sequence ATGCGTAAAAGAAAAGAAGTATGGGGGATATTCACTCAGTTGACTTTTCTTAATACAATCATCATTGCCCTTGTCATCGCCATAGCTGGATTCACGGTCAAAAACTATGCTTGCACCCTCGTCAATCAGCAAGAGATTACAGGGACGGACCTGGAAATCCTGCTTAATCAATATTTGGTGAAAGTAAGCATTCTTGCCTTCCTTCTTGCCGGCGGCTTTCATTTCCTTTTATTAAAGTGGTTGATTCATCCATTGAAAAAACTAACAGCCGCAACACAAGAATTGAAAAAAGGAAATCACCCTAAGCGACTGAAGAATCCTCTGATTTATGAGGTGAAAGAGCTGAATGATGCCTTCAATGATTTAACAGAACGGACGGCTCGCGTAAAATCAAAGCAAAACCGGTTATTAAAAGATCTGTCCCATGAATTAAGAACTCCCTTGACCAATTTATCAGGATACCTCGAAGGCCTTGAAAAAGGAATTGTAAAAGGCGATCAAGAAATGTATCGTTCCCTTCAGGAAGAAACAACCCGGATCGAACGATTGCTGGAACAACTCGCCCGGATCAATCAATGGACATCCGACGGGGAAATGAAAGACTTCAAAAGGGATAAAATTTTGATTCATCAGCTGATAAAGAGGCGGATCACCATCTTTCATATTAAATTCCTTGAAAAAGGGATCATGGTGGATGACACTCTTGAACCTTTCACGTTGGAGGGAAGCATTGATGGACTTAATCAAGTCCTGAGCAATCTCCTTCAAAATATTGTGGATTACGACAATGGGAAGAAGGTAAGGATAGAAAGCTGTGTTGAGGAGGGATCTTATGTGATCCGGTTTTCCCATGAAGGAAAAAGGATTCCTGTTGAAGAAAGCGAGCTGATCTTTGAACGCTTCTATCGTGTTGATCCTTCGAGGTCGCCTTTGACAGGCGGAACAGGACTCGGACTGGCCATAGCAAAAGAGATCGTACTTGCCCATGGAGGAGATCTTTCCCTTGCAACCGATGGTCTTCATCATACCTTTGAGATACGACTTCCCAAATAA
- a CDS encoding class I SAM-dependent methyltransferase: MTGHLFEHHKASKLLDPKRQELVPVEKVLKLLQLRKDDIVADLGCGNGYLTLPIANEVETKVQAVDLQQEMLEYLKHRAEEENIDNIVYVKSSLEYLSFNKGTLDRAVSAFVLHEVPDLIKVFQDLHDMLKDDGNWLILDWEAVESEMGPPLEERIPSEELERQLNSAGFITTVGHLHESVYYIVAKKG, from the coding sequence ATGACCGGACACTTATTCGAACATCACAAAGCTTCAAAGCTGCTTGACCCAAAACGACAAGAGCTTGTACCTGTGGAAAAAGTATTAAAGCTGCTCCAATTAAGGAAAGATGATATCGTTGCTGATCTTGGCTGCGGAAATGGTTATCTAACCCTTCCGATAGCCAACGAGGTGGAGACGAAGGTCCAGGCGGTTGATCTGCAGCAGGAGATGCTTGAGTACCTTAAACACCGGGCTGAGGAAGAAAATATAGATAATATCGTGTATGTAAAGTCGTCTCTTGAATACCTTAGCTTCAACAAAGGGACATTGGATAGAGCGGTGTCTGCCTTCGTCTTACATGAAGTACCGGACTTGATCAAAGTCTTTCAGGACCTTCACGATATGCTGAAAGACGATGGAAACTGGCTGATTCTCGATTGGGAAGCGGTGGAATCGGAAATGGGACCGCCTTTAGAAGAACGTATTCCATCTGAAGAACTTGAACGTCAGCTCAATTCAGCAGGATTTATCACAACGGTTGGGCATCTGCATGAATCCGTCTACTATATTGTTGCGAAAAAAGGATAA